A genomic region of Kribbella sp. NBC_00382 contains the following coding sequences:
- a CDS encoding NAD(P)/FAD-dependent oxidoreductase — translation MLPARAEVVIVGGGVMGTSIAFHLAEAGITDVLLLEQHELGSGSTSKAAGGIRANFSDELNIALGARSLEAFARFGQRPGQEIDLHQVGYLFLLSTNEQVELFEESTRLQNAAGQPTRMLDVDEAVRLAPILSPDGLVAACFSPNDGHCTPESVVLGYATAARRLGARLVTNCEVTGIDAVGNEIRAVRTSRGTVATSTVICAAGAWSAPLAAMVGVDLPVTPLRRQIVVTEAIPGLPRDMPMTIDFSSTFYFHGEGPGLLVGMSDPEEEPGFHLNRTDSWLPRLTAAMEQRAPSLLDAGLASGWAGLYENTPDHNALIGESPDISRFLYATGFSGHGFLQGPAIGEIIRDLYLARQPFVDISPLDATRFQTSGLRAEQNIV, via the coding sequence ATGCTGCCGGCACGCGCTGAGGTCGTCATCGTCGGCGGCGGGGTGATGGGCACGAGTATCGCCTTTCACCTCGCCGAGGCCGGTATCACCGACGTCCTGCTGCTGGAGCAGCACGAGCTCGGGTCGGGGTCGACCTCGAAGGCGGCCGGTGGCATCCGGGCGAACTTCTCCGACGAGCTGAACATCGCGCTCGGCGCGCGCAGCCTGGAGGCGTTCGCCCGGTTCGGCCAGCGGCCCGGGCAGGAGATCGACCTGCATCAGGTCGGCTACCTGTTCCTGCTCTCCACAAACGAGCAGGTCGAGCTGTTCGAGGAGAGCACCCGGCTGCAGAACGCGGCCGGCCAGCCGACCCGGATGCTCGACGTCGACGAGGCGGTCCGGCTCGCGCCGATCCTCTCGCCCGACGGCCTGGTCGCCGCCTGTTTCTCCCCCAACGACGGGCACTGTACGCCGGAGTCCGTCGTACTCGGCTACGCCACCGCTGCCCGCAGACTCGGCGCCCGGCTGGTCACCAACTGCGAGGTCACCGGGATCGATGCGGTCGGCAACGAGATCCGCGCGGTCCGGACGAGCCGCGGCACGGTCGCCACGTCGACCGTCATCTGCGCGGCCGGCGCCTGGTCCGCACCACTCGCGGCGATGGTCGGCGTTGACCTCCCGGTGACACCGTTGCGTCGTCAGATCGTCGTGACAGAAGCGATTCCCGGCCTGCCACGCGACATGCCGATGACCATCGACTTCAGCAGCACCTTCTACTTCCACGGCGAAGGTCCCGGCCTCCTGGTCGGCATGTCCGACCCCGAGGAAGAACCCGGCTTCCACCTCAACCGCACCGATTCCTGGCTCCCCCGACTGACAGCCGCCATGGAGCAAAGAGCGCCGTCACTACTGGACGCAGGCCTGGCCAGCGGCTGGGCCGGCCTGTACGAGAACACCCCCGACCACAACGCCCTGATCGGCGAGTCCCCCGACATCAGCCGTTTCCTCTACGCCACCGGCTTCTCCGGCCACGGCTTCCTCCAAGGCCCAGCGATCGGCGAGATCATCCGAGACCTGTACCTCGCCCGCCAACCCTTCGTGGACATCTCTCCACTCGACGCCACCCGCTTCCAGACCTCGGGCCTGCGCGCCGAACAGAACATCGTCTAG
- a CDS encoding aldehyde dehydrogenase family protein, which translates to MSSVILSVVNGERVQGPVRTAPSTNPADTADVVGTIGSAGPEVFVRAAQAAKDAQPGWAALPAPQRGQVIANVGRLMTANKDRLAALVTREIGKPLAEALGEVQEIIDTCDFFIGEGRRLYGQTVPSEMPDKQLFTFRRPVGAVAVISAGNFPVAVPSWYIVPALLCGNTVVWKPAEYSAVVSEAFYEIFAHSGVPAGVFNLVYADGPDTFTGLEQSLQAGLIDKVGFTGSSEVGTRIGELCGRHLQTPCLELGGKNPMVITEDAELDLAVEGALFSGFGTAGQRCTSLGTVIVHESVHDEFVTRFSKAVREAAMGDPTQDVLFGPLLDEKFAAGFEKSLGWISAHHTVIGSTGRVGADNPREGFVGDPAKGLFYHPVIVDQVQPDDELFLNETFGPIVGITTYRTLDEAIALGNKSGYGLSSSIYTTDPNKAFRFAQGISAGMVSVNNSTSGAEAHLPFGGNGKSGNGSRQSGIWVLDQFTRWQSLNWDYSGKLQRAQMDTVTVEADYDFLLP; encoded by the coding sequence GTGTCGTCTGTGATCTTGTCCGTGGTCAACGGGGAGCGGGTGCAGGGGCCGGTACGGACCGCGCCGTCGACCAATCCGGCGGATACCGCCGACGTGGTCGGCACCATCGGGTCCGCCGGGCCGGAGGTGTTCGTCCGGGCCGCTCAGGCAGCGAAGGACGCACAGCCGGGGTGGGCGGCACTCCCCGCGCCGCAGCGTGGTCAGGTGATCGCGAACGTCGGCCGGCTGATGACCGCCAACAAGGACCGGCTCGCCGCGCTCGTCACCCGGGAGATCGGCAAGCCGCTCGCGGAGGCGCTCGGCGAGGTGCAGGAGATCATCGACACCTGCGACTTCTTCATCGGCGAGGGCCGCCGGCTCTACGGCCAGACCGTGCCGTCGGAGATGCCCGACAAGCAGCTGTTCACCTTCCGCCGCCCGGTCGGCGCGGTCGCGGTCATCTCGGCCGGCAACTTCCCGGTCGCGGTCCCGTCCTGGTACATCGTGCCCGCGCTGCTCTGCGGCAACACGGTCGTCTGGAAGCCGGCGGAGTACTCCGCGGTCGTCTCCGAGGCGTTCTACGAGATCTTCGCGCATTCCGGCGTACCGGCCGGGGTCTTCAATCTCGTGTACGCCGATGGGCCGGACACCTTCACCGGGCTGGAGCAGTCGTTGCAGGCCGGGCTGATCGACAAGGTCGGCTTCACCGGGTCGAGCGAGGTCGGTACTCGGATCGGCGAACTCTGCGGCCGCCATCTCCAGACGCCCTGCCTCGAGCTCGGCGGCAAGAACCCGATGGTGATCACCGAGGACGCGGAACTCGACCTGGCCGTCGAAGGCGCCCTCTTCTCCGGCTTCGGTACTGCGGGCCAGCGCTGCACCTCACTGGGAACGGTGATCGTGCACGAGTCGGTGCACGACGAGTTCGTGACCCGTTTCAGCAAAGCCGTCCGGGAGGCCGCGATGGGCGACCCGACCCAGGACGTGCTGTTCGGGCCGTTGCTGGACGAGAAGTTCGCCGCCGGATTCGAGAAGTCGCTCGGCTGGATCAGCGCCCACCACACCGTGATCGGCTCCACCGGCCGGGTCGGCGCGGACAATCCGCGCGAGGGCTTCGTCGGCGATCCCGCCAAGGGCCTGTTCTACCACCCGGTGATCGTCGACCAGGTCCAGCCGGACGACGAGTTGTTCCTGAACGAGACGTTCGGGCCGATCGTCGGCATCACGACGTACCGGACCCTCGACGAAGCGATTGCTCTGGGCAACAAGTCTGGGTACGGGCTGTCCAGCTCGATCTACACCACCGATCCGAACAAGGCGTTCCGGTTCGCCCAGGGCATCTCGGCGGGCATGGTCAGCGTCAACAACTCGACCTCCGGCGCCGAGGCGCATCTGCCGTTCGGCGGCAACGGCAAGTCGGGCAACGGCTCGCGGCAGAGCGGAATCTGGGTGCTCGACCAGTTCACCCGCTGGCAGTCGCTGAACTGGGACTACTCCGGCAAGCTGCAGAGAGCACAGATGGACACCGTCACGGTTGAGGCGGACTACGACTTCTTGCTGCCGTAA
- a CDS encoding J-domain-containing protein: MTERKPPGMKTQDWVEAQIKQAQARGEFDDLAGTGKPLAKLADPHDPDWWVKDFIRREKIETDALLPPSVQLRKEKQALQDKLAVLRTEAEARDYLQDLNRRILIQIRDATGVVVPVGPVDEDEMLAEWHKGHEARQAARAKARESEPPPQPKRSIWQRIFS, translated from the coding sequence ATGACGGAGCGCAAACCGCCCGGGATGAAGACCCAGGACTGGGTCGAGGCGCAGATCAAGCAGGCGCAGGCGCGCGGTGAGTTCGACGATCTGGCCGGCACGGGCAAGCCGCTGGCCAAGCTCGCGGACCCGCACGATCCGGACTGGTGGGTGAAGGACTTCATCCGCCGGGAGAAGATCGAGACCGACGCCCTGCTCCCACCGTCGGTGCAACTCCGCAAGGAGAAGCAGGCGCTGCAGGACAAGCTCGCGGTACTACGCACTGAAGCCGAGGCCCGCGACTACCTCCAGGACCTCAATCGCCGCATCCTGATCCAGATCCGCGACGCCACCGGCGTAGTCGTCCCTGTCGGGCCCGTCGACGAAGACGAAATGCTCGCCGAATGGCACAAAGGTCACGAGGCCCGCCAAGCAGCCCGAGCCAAAGCCCGCGAATCCGAACCACCCCCGCAGCCGAAGCGCAGCATCTGGCAACGCATCTTCAGCTAA
- a CDS encoding thiamine pyrophosphate-dependent enzyme — MTAVDELFADRVRALKPVPCEHPAEVLLSLYDAQLGSRHADLAARWLQSQGHGYYTIGSAGHEGNAAVAAALEPTDPALLHYRSGAFYLARAAQYRDKDGLRDILLGVAAATSEPISGGRHKVFGRHDLAIIPQTSTIASHLPRAMGVAFSIARAAKLGVPSPWPADAVVVASFGDASANHSTATGAINAALHASYQGIPMPLLLVCEDNGIGISVRTPDGWIKQAYGQRHGLRYFDADGTDLAATLTMATEAATFVRRNRRPAFLRLRTVRLMGHAGSDVEAAYRTPAELLADEELDPLLGTARLLLATGYDADDIIELYENKRAEVLGIAREVAGLPQLSSAAAVAAPLALPDKAIVEESLPRRSVGAELLTLSQSINRALGDVLASYPEALAFGEDIARKGGVYGVTRGLQKSYGAARVFDTLLDEQSILGLALGAGVSGLLPLPEIQYLAYLHNAEDQLRGEAASLKFFSQGQYRNPMVLRIAGYGYQKGFGGHFHNDDAIGVLRDIPGLVIASPSRPDDAAAMLHTCAAAARAEGTVSVFLEPIALYHRRDLQVDGDDQWLAPYPTAHVPIGRGRTYGEGRDLTIVTFGNGLPMSLRVAARLPGVRVLDLRWLAPLPVEDLLREATTTGRVLVVDETRRSGGVSEGILATLIDAGYTGALARVTSEDSFVPLGNAARQVLLSEETIESAARKLLQP; from the coding sequence GTGACCGCCGTCGACGAGCTCTTCGCCGACCGGGTCCGCGCGCTCAAACCGGTCCCCTGCGAGCATCCGGCCGAGGTACTGCTCAGCCTGTACGACGCTCAGCTCGGCAGCCGTCACGCCGACCTGGCCGCCCGCTGGCTCCAGTCCCAGGGGCACGGGTACTACACGATCGGCTCGGCCGGGCACGAGGGCAACGCGGCCGTCGCGGCGGCTCTCGAGCCGACTGACCCCGCGCTGCTGCATTACCGGTCGGGGGCGTTCTACCTGGCGCGCGCGGCGCAGTACCGGGACAAGGACGGGCTGCGGGACATCCTGCTCGGCGTCGCGGCGGCGACCAGCGAGCCGATCTCGGGCGGCCGGCACAAGGTGTTCGGGCGGCACGACCTGGCGATCATCCCGCAGACGTCGACGATCGCCTCGCACCTGCCGCGCGCGATGGGGGTCGCCTTCTCGATCGCGCGGGCGGCGAAGCTCGGCGTACCGTCGCCGTGGCCGGCCGATGCCGTGGTGGTGGCCAGCTTCGGCGACGCCTCGGCGAACCACTCGACCGCGACCGGCGCGATCAACGCTGCGCTGCACGCGTCGTACCAGGGCATCCCGATGCCGTTGCTGCTCGTCTGCGAGGACAACGGGATCGGGATCAGCGTGCGCACCCCGGATGGCTGGATCAAGCAGGCGTACGGGCAACGGCACGGCCTCCGGTATTTCGATGCCGACGGCACCGATCTCGCCGCGACGTTGACGATGGCAACGGAGGCGGCGACCTTCGTACGACGGAATCGGCGGCCGGCGTTCCTGCGGTTGCGGACGGTTCGGCTGATGGGCCACGCCGGGTCAGACGTCGAAGCGGCCTACCGGACTCCGGCCGAGCTGCTCGCCGACGAGGAACTCGATCCACTGCTCGGTACTGCGCGCTTGCTGCTGGCAACTGGTTACGACGCCGACGACATCATCGAGCTCTACGAGAACAAGCGTGCCGAGGTACTCGGGATCGCGCGCGAAGTGGCCGGCCTTCCGCAACTGTCATCGGCCGCTGCCGTGGCCGCGCCGCTGGCCCTGCCGGACAAGGCGATCGTCGAGGAGTCGTTGCCTCGTCGCTCTGTGGGCGCTGAATTGCTGACGCTCAGCCAGTCGATCAATCGGGCGCTCGGTGATGTGCTTGCGTCGTACCCGGAAGCGTTGGCGTTCGGTGAGGACATCGCTCGTAAGGGTGGGGTCTATGGGGTCACCCGCGGGTTGCAGAAGTCCTACGGGGCCGCTCGGGTGTTCGACACGTTGCTTGATGAGCAGTCGATTCTCGGGCTGGCGCTGGGGGCCGGGGTGTCGGGGTTGTTGCCGTTGCCGGAGATTCAATATCTGGCGTATCTACACAATGCCGAGGATCAGTTGCGGGGTGAGGCGGCCTCACTGAAGTTCTTCTCGCAAGGGCAGTACCGCAATCCGATGGTGCTGCGGATCGCTGGGTATGGGTATCAGAAGGGGTTTGGTGGGCACTTCCACAACGACGATGCGATCGGGGTGCTGCGGGATATCCCGGGGTTGGTGATCGCGTCGCCGTCGCGGCCGGATGACGCCGCGGCGATGTTGCACACGTGCGCGGCGGCGGCTCGGGCGGAGGGCACGGTGTCGGTGTTCCTGGAGCCGATCGCCTTGTACCACCGGCGCGATCTGCAGGTGGATGGCGACGACCAGTGGCTGGCGCCGTATCCGACGGCGCATGTGCCGATCGGGCGCGGGCGGACGTACGGGGAAGGCCGCGACCTCACCATCGTCACCTTCGGCAACGGCCTCCCGATGAGCCTCCGCGTCGCCGCCCGGCTCCCCGGGGTCCGCGTCCTGGACCTCCGCTGGCTGGCGCCCCTACCCGTGGAAGATCTATTGCGCGAAGCAACAACCACTGGCCGGGTCCTGGTCGTCGACGAGACCCGCCGCTCCGGCGGCGTCTCCGAAGGCATCCTCGCCACCCTCATCGACGCCGGCTACACGGGTGCGTTGGCCCGAGTAACCAGCGAAGACTCCTTCGTCCCCTTGGGCAACGCAGCCCGCCAGGTCCTCCTCAGCGAAGAAACAATCGAGTCCGCCGCCCGCAAGCTCCTCCAGCCCTAG